One genomic segment of Mytilus trossulus isolate FHL-02 chromosome 4, PNRI_Mtr1.1.1.hap1, whole genome shotgun sequence includes these proteins:
- the LOC134713857 gene encoding uncharacterized protein LOC134713857, with amino-acid sequence MVLTIFMVQSAVCVYSFIFCVEGCRRNSDNSNRIIVRVNNETIPENHRLKCTDNETRSLACLNGGSCFAVYIEDRTVQCACVTKYIGSRCEMIDPEIIFEQYETRQRKVKIACISGFGGVGYVLLIIVLAVVYKLCTKKSDDIRNSDESAIPLNPDDSKQRTQQEIKETELI; translated from the exons ATGGTGCTTACAATTTTCATGGTACAGTCTGCTGTTTGTGTGTACAG ttttatattttgtgtagaAGGTTGTAGGAGAAATTCCGACAATTCTAACAGAATAATCGTCAGAGTAAATAACGAAACCATCCCAGAAAATCATAGACTAAAATGTACAGACAATGAGACTCGATCATTAGCCTGTTTGAATGGAGGGTCATGCTTTGCTGTATATATAGAAGACAGAACAGTGCAATGTGC ATGTGTAACTAAGTATATTGGTAGTCGTTGTGAAATGATAGATCCTGAAATTATATTTGAGCAATATGAAA CGAGACAGAGAAAAGTCAAAATAGCATGCATTTCAGGTTTTGGAGGAGTAGGCTACGTATTACTAATAATCGTTCTAGCAGTTGTGTACAAACTATGTACAAAGAAGAG TGATGATATTCGGAACAGCGACGAATCAGCAATACCTTTGAACCCAGACGACAGTAAACAAAGAACACAGCAAGAGATTAAGGAGACAGAATTAATCTAA
- the LOC134713858 gene encoding uncharacterized protein LOC134713858 yields MLLGSLSFSCFTLLHVYTDVNSQLIPENHRLACSDNETLTLACLNGGSCFAVYVEGRIVQCACISKYIGRRCEMIDPEMIFDDKENGQEEVAIGLISGFAASIFLFFVFLIIGCVWFIKQKPAGIQYTATRTNC; encoded by the exons ATGTTATTAGGGAGCCTATCGTTTTCATGCTTTACtctgctacatgtatatacag ATGTCAATAGCCAGTTGATTCCAGAAAATCATAGACTTGCTTGTTCAGATAATGAAACATTAACATTAGCATGTTTAAACGGAGGATCATGCTTTGCTGTATATGTAGAAGGCAGAATAGTGCAATGTGC atgtatAAGTAAATATATAGGAAGGCGGTGTGAAATGATAGACCCAGAAATGATATTTGACGACAAAGAAA atgGACAAGAAGAAGTCGCAATTGGATTAATCTCAGGTTTTGCAGCAtcaattttcctattttttgtttttctgataATTGGCTGCGTTtggtttataaaacaaaa accTGCTGGTATCCAGTATACAGCAACCAGAACCAACTGCTAG